The following are from one region of the Colius striatus isolate bColStr4 chromosome Z, bColStr4.1.hap1, whole genome shotgun sequence genome:
- the MTAP gene encoding S-methyl-5'-thioadenosine phosphorylase, with protein sequence MAAAAAAVKIGIIGGTGLDDPDILEGRTEKYVDTPYGKPSDALILGKIKNVDCVLLARHGRHHTIMPSNVNYRANIWALKEENCSHVLVTTACGSLREEIQPGDLVIIDQFIDRTTKRHCTLYDGHHSTLPGVCHIPMAEPFCTKTREVLTETAKKLGLQCHSKGTMITIEGPRFSSRAESLMFRSWGADVINMTTVPEVVLAKEAGMSYASIAMATDYDCWKEHEEAVSVDKVLKTLKGNANKATSILLTAIPQIGSMEWTDTLHTLKTTVQCSVLLPKQ encoded by the exons ATTGGAATTATTGGTGGAACTGGCCTGGATGATCCAGATATCttggaaggaagaacagaaaaatatgttgATACTCCTTATGGCAAG CCATCAGATGCTTTAATATTGGGAAAGATAAAAAATGTGGACTGTGTGCTGTTGGCAAG ACATGGAAGGCATCATACAATTATGCCATCAAATGTCAATTACCGTGCCAATATCTGGGcactaaaagaagaaaattgttcCCATGTATTAGTGACTACTGCCTGTGGTTCATTACGAGAGGAAATACAGCCTGGTGATCTTGTCATAATTGACCAGTTCATTGACAG GACAACTAAAAGACATTGTACTTTATATGACGGGCATCATTCTACACTTCCAGGAGTATGTCATATTCCAATGGCAGAACCATTCTGCACCAAAACCAGAGAG GTTCTTACTGAGACTGCCAAAAAGCTTGGGCTCCAATGTCATTCCAAAGGGACAATGATCACAATTGAAGGCCCACGTTTCAGTTCTCGAGCAGAAAGTTTGATGTTTCGCAGCTGGGGAGCTGATGTTATCAACATGACCACAGTGCCTGAAGTAGTTCTTGCAAAAGAAGCTGGAATGAGTTATGCTAGTATTGCCATGGCAACAGATTATGACTGCTGGAAGGAACATGAAGAAGCA GTTTCAGTGGATAAAGTTTTAAAGACACTGAAAGGCAATGCAAATAAGGCTACTAGCATACTCCTTACTGCTATTCCTCAGATAGGTTCTATGGAATGGACCGACACCCTGCACACCCTAAAA ACAACAGTGCAGTGTTCTgtcctcctgccaaagcagtaA